The following coding sequences lie in one Musa acuminata AAA Group cultivar baxijiao chromosome BXJ1-8, Cavendish_Baxijiao_AAA, whole genome shotgun sequence genomic window:
- the LOC135581151 gene encoding acyltransferase GLAUCE-like isoform X1 — MSGWQSRTSHRKDDDAVLCLLRRQFLRYHVIFVQQLDHLHLLCSHTTAGSSMGCVSTEIAVPLTEHDVERGETYALLSPRNPMPLKTIHLSNIDQTAAFPVETVFFYETTPDGAESTLDIIERVKRSVSEELLVPYYFMAGRVHFNVETKRLELVCNNAGALFAGATSSLSLKELGDLSAPNPSFQRLVLRAEEFGSLPETPIFTIQVTRFRCGGFSIGFMTNHSILDGKSAVEMLDNLAAICRGEEPRNVKLHVDRSCIRARDPPQIQFEHAEYMKPTEASSLVSPDQPSPSSFVSMLSKNYEYEVASLSLDMIDGLKERATAGCSSFQAVVAHLWRARTRAVFDDPSETSSVLFAVDVRSKMTPRVPDGFVGNAVVMAMASARVAELTEQPLGFAVKRVREAIQRVTDEYIRSAVDWLEVNKGMPAIGHGNFIVSAWWKLPFHELDFGWGKPIYGGPVVSVMHECVLLLSDGKGGINIWLALEEEKMKSFLSYVYEL; from the exons ATGAGCGGGTGGCAATCGAGGACATCGCATCGAAAGGATGATGATGCTGTTCTTTGTTTACTGAGGAGACAATTCTTACGCTATCATGTAATTTTTGTGCAGCAGTTGGATCATCTTCATCTTCTCTGCTCTCACACCACAGCGGGATCATCCATGGGCTGTGTGTCGACAGAGATCGCGGTTCCCTTGACGGAGCATGATGTCGAACGAGGAGAAACATATGCTCTGCTTTCTCCGAGAAATCCGATGCCCTTGAAGACGATCCATCTGTCGAACATCGACCAGACAGCAGCTTTCCCCGTCGAGACCGTCTTCTTCTACGAGACGACGCCGGACGGAGCAGAGTCCACGCTCGACATCATCGAAAGGGTGAAGAGGTCGGTGTCAGAGGAGCTGTTGGTCCCTTACTACTTCATGGCCGGGAGAGTCCACTTCAACGTCGAAACGAAGAGGCTGGAGCTTGTCTGCAACAATGCCGGCGCCCTGTTTGCCGGTGCGACGTCGAGCCTTAGCTTGAAGGAGCTCGGCGACCTCTCCGCGCCGAATCCGTCGTTCCAGCGTCTCGTTCTCCGAGCCGAGGAATTCGGCAGCCTCCCTGAGACTCCCATCTTCACGATCCAG GTGACTCGATTCAGATGCGGCGGGTTCTCGATCGGTTTCATGACGAACCACAGCATACTCGACGGGAAATCTGCAGTCGAGATGCTGGACAACCTTGCTGCCATTTGCAGGGGTGAAGAGCCGAGGAACGTGAAGCTTCATGTCGATAGATCCTGTATCCGGGCAAGAGATCCACCACAGATACAGTTCGAGCACGCAGAGTACATGAAGCCGACGGAAGCCAGCAGCTTGGTCTCCCCGGACCAGCCATCTCCATCCTCGTTCGTGTCGATGCTGTCCAAGAACTACGAGTACGAGGTGGCGTCTCTGAGTCTCGACATGATCGATGGCCTCAAGGAGAGGGCCACGGCCGGGTGCTCCAGCTTCCAGGCGGTGGTGGCTCACCTGTGGAGGGCGAGAACGAGGGCGGTCTTCGATGACCCATCGGAGACCTCCTCGGTGCTGTTCGCCGTGGACGTCAGGTCGAAGATGACACCGCGGGTGCCGGATGGGTTCGTAGGCAACGCGGTGGTCATGGCCATGGCGAGCGCCAGGGTGGCGGAGCTGACGGAGCAGCCGCTGGGCTTCGCGGTGAAGAGGGTCAGGGAGGCGATCCAGCGGGTGACGGACGAGTACATCAGGTCAGCGGTGGATTGGCTTGAGGTCAACAAGGGAATGCCCGCCATCGGCCATGGCAACTTCATCGTGTCAGCTTGGTGGAAGCTGCCATTCCACGAGCTGGACTTCGGGTGGGGGAAGCCGATCTACGGAGGGCCAGTGGTGAGCGTGATGCATGAGTGCGTGCTGCTGCTCTCGGACGGCAAGGGTGGCATCAACATCTGGCTTGCActggaggaggagaagatgaagagcTTCTTGAGCTATGTGTACGAGCTGTGA
- the LOC135588494 gene encoding 22.0 kDa class IV heat shock protein-like: protein MATMRLPFSAALLLPLLLLLPVWLGATPSSGSLLPWLDRAGSPLSDRVPDPFRILEHIPFGLDRDDMAVVTHARVDWKETPTHHHIMIDVPGLKKEELKIEVEENRILRVSGERRREEEKKDEHWHRVERSHGKFWRQFRLPDNADLDSVSAKLEDGVLTVALPKLAPEKIRGPRVVSIAGGDDAGDEEKVQGSSSEAKKVDL, encoded by the exons ATGGCGACGATGAGGCTCCCCTTCTCCGCCGCGCTTCTACTGCCGCTGCTGCTTCTACTGCCGGTTTGGTTGGGCGCGACGCCGTCTAGCGGCTCGCTGTTGCCGTGGCTGGACCGGGCGGGGAGCCCGCTGTCGGACCGGGTCCCCGACCCGTTCCGCATCCTGGAGCACATCCCCTTCGGCCTCGACCGCGACGACATGGCGGTCGTCACCCACGCCAGGGTCGACTGGAAGGAGACACCCACCCACCATCACATCATGATCGACGTCCCCG GGTTGAAGAAGGAGGAGCTGAAGATAGAGGTGGAGGAGAACAGGATCCTGCGggtgagcggagagcggcggagggaggaggagaagaaagacgAGCACTGGCACCGGGTGGAGCGCTCCCACGGCAAGTTCTGGCGCCAGTTCCGGTTGCCGGACAACGCCGATCTCGACTCCGTGAGCGCCAAGCTGGAGGACGGTGTGCTGACGGTGGCGCTTCCGAAGCTGGCCCCGGAAAAGATCAGGGGCCCCCGGGTGGTGAGCATCGCCGGCGGAGACGACGCAGGAGACGAGGAGAAGGTTCAAGGGAGCAGCAGCGAGGCCAAGAAGGTGGATCTCTGA
- the LOC135581151 gene encoding acyltransferase GLAUCE-like isoform X2, translating into MGCVSTEIAVPLTEHDVERGETYALLSPRNPMPLKTIHLSNIDQTAAFPVETVFFYETTPDGAESTLDIIERVKRSVSEELLVPYYFMAGRVHFNVETKRLELVCNNAGALFAGATSSLSLKELGDLSAPNPSFQRLVLRAEEFGSLPETPIFTIQVTRFRCGGFSIGFMTNHSILDGKSAVEMLDNLAAICRGEEPRNVKLHVDRSCIRARDPPQIQFEHAEYMKPTEASSLVSPDQPSPSSFVSMLSKNYEYEVASLSLDMIDGLKERATAGCSSFQAVVAHLWRARTRAVFDDPSETSSVLFAVDVRSKMTPRVPDGFVGNAVVMAMASARVAELTEQPLGFAVKRVREAIQRVTDEYIRSAVDWLEVNKGMPAIGHGNFIVSAWWKLPFHELDFGWGKPIYGGPVVSVMHECVLLLSDGKGGINIWLALEEEKMKSFLSYVYEL; encoded by the exons ATGGGCTGTGTGTCGACAGAGATCGCGGTTCCCTTGACGGAGCATGATGTCGAACGAGGAGAAACATATGCTCTGCTTTCTCCGAGAAATCCGATGCCCTTGAAGACGATCCATCTGTCGAACATCGACCAGACAGCAGCTTTCCCCGTCGAGACCGTCTTCTTCTACGAGACGACGCCGGACGGAGCAGAGTCCACGCTCGACATCATCGAAAGGGTGAAGAGGTCGGTGTCAGAGGAGCTGTTGGTCCCTTACTACTTCATGGCCGGGAGAGTCCACTTCAACGTCGAAACGAAGAGGCTGGAGCTTGTCTGCAACAATGCCGGCGCCCTGTTTGCCGGTGCGACGTCGAGCCTTAGCTTGAAGGAGCTCGGCGACCTCTCCGCGCCGAATCCGTCGTTCCAGCGTCTCGTTCTCCGAGCCGAGGAATTCGGCAGCCTCCCTGAGACTCCCATCTTCACGATCCAG GTGACTCGATTCAGATGCGGCGGGTTCTCGATCGGTTTCATGACGAACCACAGCATACTCGACGGGAAATCTGCAGTCGAGATGCTGGACAACCTTGCTGCCATTTGCAGGGGTGAAGAGCCGAGGAACGTGAAGCTTCATGTCGATAGATCCTGTATCCGGGCAAGAGATCCACCACAGATACAGTTCGAGCACGCAGAGTACATGAAGCCGACGGAAGCCAGCAGCTTGGTCTCCCCGGACCAGCCATCTCCATCCTCGTTCGTGTCGATGCTGTCCAAGAACTACGAGTACGAGGTGGCGTCTCTGAGTCTCGACATGATCGATGGCCTCAAGGAGAGGGCCACGGCCGGGTGCTCCAGCTTCCAGGCGGTGGTGGCTCACCTGTGGAGGGCGAGAACGAGGGCGGTCTTCGATGACCCATCGGAGACCTCCTCGGTGCTGTTCGCCGTGGACGTCAGGTCGAAGATGACACCGCGGGTGCCGGATGGGTTCGTAGGCAACGCGGTGGTCATGGCCATGGCGAGCGCCAGGGTGGCGGAGCTGACGGAGCAGCCGCTGGGCTTCGCGGTGAAGAGGGTCAGGGAGGCGATCCAGCGGGTGACGGACGAGTACATCAGGTCAGCGGTGGATTGGCTTGAGGTCAACAAGGGAATGCCCGCCATCGGCCATGGCAACTTCATCGTGTCAGCTTGGTGGAAGCTGCCATTCCACGAGCTGGACTTCGGGTGGGGGAAGCCGATCTACGGAGGGCCAGTGGTGAGCGTGATGCATGAGTGCGTGCTGCTGCTCTCGGACGGCAAGGGTGGCATCAACATCTGGCTTGCActggaggaggagaagatgaagagcTTCTTGAGCTATGTGTACGAGCTGTGA
- the LOC135588493 gene encoding glutathione S-transferase zeta class-like isoform X2, which yields MAEPAKLTLYSDWWSSCSQRVLIVLNIKGLEYEYKAVNLLKGEHFDPEFEKLNPMNYVPALVDGDTVIGDSFAIILYLEDKYPQHPLLPQDPKKKALNLQAASIVSSSIQPLQNLAVLADVFLAPQIYAGLARFQIDMSLYPTLARLNDAYNELPAFQAALPQRQPDVPSPS from the exons ATGGCGGAGCCGGCGAAGCTCACGCTGTATTCCGACTGGTGGAGTTCGTGCTCGCAGCGGGTCCTCATCGTCCTTAATATCAAAG GGTTGGAGTACGAGTACAAGGCTGTGAATCTTTTGAAGGGCGAACATTTCGATCCAG AATTTGAGAAGCTCAATCCGATGAACTATGTTCCGGCGCTTGTAGACGGGGATACGGTAATTGGTGACTCGTTTGCAATCATATTG TATTTAGAAGACAAGTACCCTCAGCATCCCCTGCTCCCTCAAGACCCaaaaaagaaagcactcaatcTCCAG GCAGCAAGTATAGTCAGCTCGAGTATTCAACCTCTTCAGAATCTTGCTGTACTG GCAGACGTGTTTCTGGCACCCCAGATCTATGCAGGATTAGCGCGCTTCCAAATTGACATG TCTCTTTACCCTACACTAGCCAGATTGAACGATGCATACAACGAACTGCCTGCCTTCCAAGCTGCCCTCCCACAGCGGCAGCCCGATGTGCCTTCTCCATCCTAA
- the LOC135588493 gene encoding glutathione S-transferase zeta class-like isoform X1: MAEPAKLTLYSDWWSSCSQRVLIVLNIKGLEYEYKAVNLLKGEHFDPEFEKLNPMNYVPALVDGDTVIGDSFAIILYLEDKYPQHPLLPQDPKKKALNLQAASIVSSSIQPLQNLAVLQFIENKFNADEKLTWAQNHINKGFAALEKLLKEHAGKYATGDEADVFLAPQIYAGLARFQIDMSLYPTLARLNDAYNELPAFQAALPQRQPDVPSPS; encoded by the exons ATGGCGGAGCCGGCGAAGCTCACGCTGTATTCCGACTGGTGGAGTTCGTGCTCGCAGCGGGTCCTCATCGTCCTTAATATCAAAG GGTTGGAGTACGAGTACAAGGCTGTGAATCTTTTGAAGGGCGAACATTTCGATCCAG AATTTGAGAAGCTCAATCCGATGAACTATGTTCCGGCGCTTGTAGACGGGGATACGGTAATTGGTGACTCGTTTGCAATCATATTG TATTTAGAAGACAAGTACCCTCAGCATCCCCTGCTCCCTCAAGACCCaaaaaagaaagcactcaatcTCCAG GCAGCAAGTATAGTCAGCTCGAGTATTCAACCTCTTCAGAATCTTGCTGTACTG CAATTTATTGAGAACAAATTTAACGCTGATGAGAAACTTACATGGGCTCAAAATCATATTAATAAAGGATTTGCAG CACTTGAGAAACTCTTAAAGGAGCATGCTGGCAAATATGCTACCGGGGATGAG GCAGACGTGTTTCTGGCACCCCAGATCTATGCAGGATTAGCGCGCTTCCAAATTGACATG TCTCTTTACCCTACACTAGCCAGATTGAACGATGCATACAACGAACTGCCTGCCTTCCAAGCTGCCCTCCCACAGCGGCAGCCCGATGTGCCTTCTCCATCCTAA
- the LOC135588499 gene encoding glucuronoxylan 4-O-methyltransferase 3-like, whose protein sequence is MKPKSPKTFKPKLLLLGFCLAFLLLLFLLLTAGRSFSPPSLTASAAAKTPACTKLPPSLAKTIVHYTTSNITPQQTLREISVTAKVLERKSPCNFLVFGLGYDSPMWSALNHGGRTIFLEEDESWIKSMTRKFPELEAYHVKYDTRVSQADELLELRRSSSCTTAAAADTRSSGCRLALTELPDVFYGVEWDLIMVDAPTGYVAKAPGRMSAIYTAGMAARGRSEGETDVFVHDVDRAVEDRFSKTFLCEGYMKEQEGRLRHFTIPSHRANPSFSFCP, encoded by the coding sequence ATGAAGCCCAAGAGCCCCAAGACCTTCAAACCAAAGCTTCTCCTCCTCGGCTTCTGCCTTGCATTCctactcctcctcttcctcctgctaACTGCTGGCCGCTCATTCTCACCACCTTCACTGACCGCATCAGCAGCAGCTAAAACACCTGCGTGCACAAAGCTTCCACCCTCTCTCGCAAAAACCATCGTCCACTACACCACCTCCAACATCACTCCTCAGCAAACCCTCCGAGAGATCTCCGTCACGGCAAAGGTTCTCGAGAGGAAGTCGCCTTGCAACTTCCTGGTCTTCGGCCTGGGCTACGACAGTCCGATGTGGAGCGCGCTGAACCACGGCGGCCGCACTATCTTCCTCGAGGAAGACGAGTCGTGGATCAAGAGCATGACCCGGAAGTTCCCGGAGCTGGAGGCGTACCATGTGAAGTACGATACGCGGGTGAGCCAGGCGGATGAGCTGCTGGAGTTAAGGAGGTCGTCGAGTTGCACCACGGCGGCAGCGGCGGACACCAGATCTTCCGGTTGCCGGCTGGCGCTCACCGAGCTTCCGGATGTATTCTACGGAGTGGAGTGGGACTTGATCATGGTGGACGCGCCGACGGGGTACGTGGCGAAGGCGCCGGGGAGGATGAGCGCCATCTACACGGCGGGAATGGCGGCTCGAGGGAGGAGCGAGGGGGAGACCGATGTGTTCGTGCATGATGTGGATAGAGCTGTGGAGGACAGGTTCTCCAAGACCTTCTTGTGCGAAGGATACATGAAGGAACAGGAGGGAAGGCTGAGGCACTTCACCATTCCCAGCCACAGAGCCAATCCAAGCTTCTCATTCTGCCCCTGA
- the LOC135588489 gene encoding zinc finger BED domain-containing protein RICESLEEPER 2-like, with protein MSMTGGNDNGPVDTETPLPTTRRRRKKSSVWEHFTIEEVSGGCTRACCKLCKQTFAYSSGSKIAGTSHLKRHIALGSCPKIKYQNKLALASVAKSDGDTPDPPKRRYRTSGFSSVFDQDQSYVNLARMIIVHEYPLDMVEHPAFVAFVQSLQPQFKMVDVSTIEGEVLSLYQKEKQNLMQAFVTIPGRISLTIGLWTTSQTLGYICLTGQFIDSDWKLHRRMLSFMMVSSPHSENALSEAIGVSLSDWNMKSKLFTITLDNNCSSHDIYSANLRDHLSNKNMLMLKGQLFVVRCYANILNVIAEDVIASIHGIIYNIRESIKFVKASPAREEKFAEIALQLEILSTKALSLDVTTQWNTTYLMLVAALEYKRAFNFLETCDDNYNEAPSADDWMKVEVVCTYLKLLYDSANVVMATADPTANIFFHEAWKVLVELNSATLSEDTMVSGIANEMHEKFDKYWKDCSLILALAVVMDPRFKIKLVEFSFSKVYGADSARYVKLVDDSIHELYLEYVAQPLPLTPAYVDQGEANHINGNDSNVPTVDGLQDFDMYLSELSVNQPSKPEIDQYLEESLVPRIQDFDILNWWKLNYLKYPTLSKMARDILAIPVSMVSTGCSIFSSGTGSRVLDEYRSSLRPETVEALFCAKDWLQYLPTMAEPPSTAIVKMEI; from the exons ATGAG TATGACAGGAGGTAATGATAATGGACCAGTCGACACAGAAACACCACTGCCAACTACAAGACGCAGGAGAAAGAAGTCATCAGTTTGGGAGCACTTTACAATCGAAGAAGTCTCTGGCGGATGTACACGAGCTTGCTGCAAACTGTGTAAACAAACCTTTGCATACAGTAGTGGGTCAAAGATAGCAGGCACTAGCCACCTCAAGAGACATATCGCTTTAGGTTCCTGTCCCAAAATAAAATATCAGAACAAACTGGCACTTGCTTCGGTGGCAAAATCCGATGGAGATACCCCTGATCCACCCAAAAGACGCTATAGGACATCTGGTTTTTCAAGTGTTTTTGATCAGGACCAAAGCTATGTGAATCTTGCTAGGATGATCATTGTGCATGAATATCCACTCGATATGGTTGAGCACCCTGCCTTTGTTGCTTTTGTTCAAAGTCTCCAACCGCAGTTTAAGATGGTTGATGTGAGTACTATTGAAGGAGAAGTCTTATCTTTATATCAGAAGGAAAAACAAAACCTCATGCAAGCCTTTGTAACTATACCTGGAAGGATCAGCCTGACAATAGGTCTCTGGACAACCAGTCAGACTCTTGGATACATTTGCCTTACTGGGCAATTCATTGACAGCGACTGGAAGTTGCATCGAAGGATGCTGAGCTTCATGATGGTATCTTCTCCTCATTCAGAAAATGCTCTTAGCGAAGCTATTGGTGTTAGCCTTTCAGATTGGAATATGAAAAGTAAGTTGTTCACGATCACCTTGGACAACAACTGCTCATCACACGACATCTATAGTGCAAACCTGAGGGACCACCTCTCCAACAAGAACATGCTCATGCTGAAAGGACAGTTGTTTGTTGTGCGTTGCTATGCCAATATCCTGAATGTTATTGCAGAAGACGTGATTGCTTCTATCCATGGTATCATATATAACATCCGTGAAAGTATAAAATTTGTGAAAGCTTCTCCAGCCCGTGAAGAGAAATTTGCTGAGATTGCTCTACAACTTGAAATTCTCAGCACAAAAGCCCTATCTCTTGATGTCACGACACAGTGGAACACAACTTACCTCATGCTTGTAGCTGCATTGGAATATAAACGAGCATTTAATTTCTTGGAAACATGTGATGATAACTACAACGAAGCTCCATCAGCTGATGACTGGATGAAGGTGGAAGTCGTTTGCACATACCTAAAACTTCTGTATGACTCCGCTAATGTCGTCATGGCAACAGCAGATCCAACCGCAAATATATTTTTCCATGAAGCATGGAAAGTCCTGGTGGAGCTGAATAGTGCAACACTGAGCGAGGACACTATGGTCAGCGGCATAGCTAATGAGATGCATGAGAAGTTTGACAAATATTGGAAAGATTGCAGCCTCATCTTGGCTCTTGCTGTGGTTATGGATCCCCGTTTCAAAATTAAGCTTGTCGAGTTCAGTTTCTCAAAAGTTTATGGTGCAGACTCTGCCAGGTATGTAAAGTTGGTCGATGACAGCATTCATGAACTCTACCTCGAGTATGTTGCCCAGCCACTTCCTCTGACTCCAGCTTATGTGGACCAAGGTGAGGCCAACCACATCAATGGCAATGACAGCAATGTGCCCACGGTGGACGGGCTTCAAGACTTTGATATGTATCTGTCTGAGTTATCTGTGAATCAGCCATCTAAGCCAGAGATAGACCAATATTTAGAAGAGTCACTTGTGCCACGGatccaagattttgatatcttgaaTTGGTGGAAGCTCAACTATCTCAAGTATCCAACGCTCTCAAAGATGGCCCGAGATATCTTAGCTATCCCCGTATCCATGGTTTCAACGGGCTGCTCCATATTTAGTTCAGGAACTGGAAGCAGAGTGCTTGATGAATACCGAAGCTCTTTACGTCCGGAGACGGTGGAGGCACTTTTCTGTGCGAAGGACTGGCTCCAATACTTGCCCACCATGGCAGAGCCACCATCCACCGCTATAGTCAAAATGGAAATCTAG